The Halotia branconii CENA392 region CGCTGCATAGTTGTGGGATGAATTGGTATTTTTAACCAAGGCAAAAAGCCGATTCTTTGCGCCTTTGCGCCTTTGCGTGTTAGCGTTCGCGGAGCGTCTCGTAGAGAAGCAGGGCGTAGCCCGACAAAAATCATCCCATTGTTCAGCAACGCCGATAATTAATTTAGTTAAGATTTGGGAAAATGAGGATCTTCATGCTCATTGATATCTGTGGTCGAAGCAGATAAAGCTGGCGATTTAGAATTATTGTGATAATTTTCTGTTTGTTCGACAGGTGTATCTAACTCTGAGGAATTACCTACTAGTAATAGCTGTTGTGACTTGTTATGACGACCATTCCAGAAAGCACCAGCCATAAAAGCTAAAGCAGCAGTTACAGCTACTCCCCCCACTCCCAACAACCATAGCAAGTACGGTGTTTTATTCTCTGTTGTCTGTGCAGGAGTTTCTCTGGCTTCGTCTTGTTCTGGTTTGCTACCCCCTCGCAGAGATTGAGCATACAATTGAGGCGCGCGCTGGGTAACAATCAAATCTCCTTCAAATAAACCAGTCTTAACTGCAACCATGTCGCCAGAAGTTTGCCCTAAAGTAACTTCAACAGGTTGATAAGCATTGCCATTCTGCACGTAAACTTGTTTTTTATCATTTACATCAACTATAGCTGAGTTGGGAATAGCCAAACTAGGTGCGGAGGTTTGGTCTGTCAAGACTTCTAGTTCTGCAAACATCCCTGGTTTAAGGATTCCGCCAAAGTTATTTATTTGAGCTTTTACAGGTATTATCTGCGTTTCACCTTCTATTACAGACCCGATTACGGTAATTTTTCCAGTAAAAGTGCGGTTAGGTACAGAAGCAACTTTAACACTTACCCGTTGACCTGTTCTTACCTGGACTAAATCTTTTTCATAAATATTAGCTGTAGCAAAAACTTGACTATCATTGATAATCGTCATTAGCTTGCCACCTGCATCCTCAAATGTTTGACCGATTGTCACTTCCCTGTCTGCAACTTTACCTGTGATAGGCGCAGTCACCGTGACTAGTCCCTTAGCATTACCTCTGTTACCCAGTTGTTGCAGCCTAGTTTGATAAGTAGTATTGCTGAGTTGAATACGTCTTTTAGCAACGTCAACTGCGGCTTGAGCGCGTTTGAGTTGATTTTCAGCCTCAATTACATCTCGACGGCTATTAGCTTTGGTGAGTTCGGCTTTAGCTCCTGCCAGTTGGGTTTGCGATTCTAGGGAATTGCGTCGGGGTAAAGCACCTGTATCAGCTAATTGCTTATCTTTGTCGTATTTTTCTTGAGCAAAGTCAACTTGACTCTGTGCTTGGGCGATTTCAGAAGCAGCTATTTGTTGATATCTTTGGTAGTTTTGTTGAGCTAGTCGTAAGTCAGCTTGTGCTTGCTGTAAATCAGCTTGAGCTTGTGCTAATTTTTCTTGAGATTCAACGCGCAATGTTACCAAATCAGGGCTAGTAACAACGGCAACAGGTTGTCCTTTTGTTACATTTGCACCTGGTTCCACCAACAACTCAACTACTTTCGCCCCAGAAATGGGGGTAGTCACTTCCACTTTTTGGCTAGGTAGAGTTTCAATTTGTCCTGTGGCTTTAATCCCTACTGCTAGCTGCTGACGCTTGACTGGCTCGACTTTAATCCCCAACCGTTGAGCAGTTTGAGTATCAACTTGAATTGAGTCAGTAGTATTAGTAGTTTGATTTCCTTGATGAAATTCGTCTCCGTGTCCAGCGTGTGCTAGGACAACTGCGGGAGTTGTCAGTAATATTAAGCCAAGGAGTGTCCCAGAAACACTACCAATTGCTGTAGGTGGCTTGAGATAGGAGTTGGACATGGTGCTTTAAGTCCTTAAAGACCAGGGGAAATTGTGTATCGGTTTTGTATTATTAGTACGTATCGCGTTAGATATACACATTTTTTAGTCTTTCATATAGAAATGAAATAAGGATGAAATCGCACTCACATTACTCCTGAAATCAAGCAATACACAGCTAAAAGTTTCAAGAATCTTGCCTATTAGTAATCCACAATTGGTAAAAAGCAATAAATAATTAACTTACTTGTTGTACCAAGTTTGTCGCCATTGCTTCATTTGGTTAATCTCTGTTTGTTGGGAAGCAATAATCTCTCGCGCCAATTGCTTGATTTCTGGACGTTGAGATTTATTCAAAGCATCTTTTGCCATTGTTAAGGCTCCTTCATGATGACCAATCATGGCATTCATAAACCGCAAATCAAACTCAGCATCAGCAGTTCCCAGATCCTCAACCATAGCCATACTTTTTTGCTGTTCTGTAGACATCGGTACTACTGGTTTATCCTTACCACCATAGGCAACAAGTAAATCACTTGCTTGGGGATACCAAGATTGTCGCCACTTCCGTAATAGTTCGTTTTCTTCTTTACTTTGAGTGACAATAATATTACGTGCTAGGCTCTTAATCTCCGGTCTTTGAGATTTTTGTTCAGCTTCTTTAGCCATTTGGATTGCTCCTTGATGATGCAATCTCATTGCATCAATAAACCGTAAATCATAGTTAGTATCAGCAAGGCCTAAACCCATTGCCATGCTGTGGTTCATGCCATCACCGTGTTGCATCTGTTGGTTTTCGCTGGCTTGAGTAACGATGGGATTTGGCGTTTGGGTTTGGGAAGTTGTTGTAGAACAAGCAGTTAGTACACTACTCACAGATGCGATCGCTACAAAGGTAAACGCAATAAATCCGGTTTTTTCAGTTAGAAATTGCATAACTTTTAAATCTATCTTTGACTTATTCACAACTCAATTGCTTTATTTGGGAATTTTAATTACACCAAAAATTGTTGTAATCTGCTGTATTTTCTGTACCTATTTATTAACCATCATGATGTCAACAGATGAAATTTGGATGAAATTTACTCATTTCCAATTGCCAAATTATTTAGAAATTTGGGCTTTTGAACCATAGGGCTGTTAAGCACACAAGAATGAAATCAGGATCTTCCATAAGTAGTAAATTACTTTTACCTTAGTAGCAGGAGCAAGTTTTTAAGGTAATTGCAGCAAAAGGCAAAACTACTACAGCGTTTTGATTCAGTAACTTTTAGAGTACCAACTCATAAAGTATTGGCACGTCGTAATGAAAAAGTGATTATTTATACACTAGTTTCTTTTAATACTAATACACTCTCTCAATTCGGCACAGTCAGAAATATCGCTGCAAATAATGATATTGGGGCAGCGATCGCAATGGCACAATACATTGACGAATCCATTAATGTTGGTTGGGGATTTGATACTAATAAATTTGGCTGGCGCGTCAATATTTTATAAATTTTGCCAACCTATTAATAGG contains the following coding sequences:
- a CDS encoding DUF305 domain-containing protein, with protein sequence MQFLTEKTGFIAFTFVAIASVSSVLTACSTTTSQTQTPNPIVTQASENQQMQHGDGMNHSMAMGLGLADTNYDLRFIDAMRLHHQGAIQMAKEAEQKSQRPEIKSLARNIIVTQSKEENELLRKWRQSWYPQASDLLVAYGGKDKPVVPMSTEQQKSMAMVEDLGTADAEFDLRFMNAMIGHHEGALTMAKDALNKSQRPEIKQLAREIIASQQTEINQMKQWRQTWYNK
- a CDS encoding efflux RND transporter periplasmic adaptor subunit, which gives rise to MSNSYLKPPTAIGSVSGTLLGLILLTTPAVVLAHAGHGDEFHQGNQTTNTTDSIQVDTQTAQRLGIKVEPVKRQQLAVGIKATGQIETLPSQKVEVTTPISGAKVVELLVEPGANVTKGQPVAVVTSPDLVTLRVESQEKLAQAQADLQQAQADLRLAQQNYQRYQQIAASEIAQAQSQVDFAQEKYDKDKQLADTGALPRRNSLESQTQLAGAKAELTKANSRRDVIEAENQLKRAQAAVDVAKRRIQLSNTTYQTRLQQLGNRGNAKGLVTVTAPITGKVADREVTIGQTFEDAGGKLMTIINDSQVFATANIYEKDLVQVRTGQRVSVKVASVPNRTFTGKITVIGSVIEGETQIIPVKAQINNFGGILKPGMFAELEVLTDQTSAPSLAIPNSAIVDVNDKKQVYVQNGNAYQPVEVTLGQTSGDMVAVKTGLFEGDLIVTQRAPQLYAQSLRGGSKPEQDEARETPAQTTENKTPYLLWLLGVGGVAVTAALAFMAGAFWNGRHNKSQQLLLVGNSSELDTPVEQTENYHNNSKSPALSASTTDINEHEDPHFPKS